Genomic DNA from Brassica rapa cultivar Chiifu-401-42 chromosome A04, CAAS_Brap_v3.01, whole genome shotgun sequence:
CTTCTCTGCTTACGCAAATTCTTTTGGGTTTTTAACAGGTAAAGCGATGTGGTGAGATGTCAAGGAAACTGCGGTTTTTCAAAGATCAAATTGATAAAGCTGGTCTAAGATGTTTACCACGCCATGAAATAGAACCGGACATTGAGCTTGGAGATTTAGAGGTAAGAGATGAATTTTCTAGTGCTCTTTCTGCTGAGAACTATTTGGTATCTATCGCAATGCCTCTTTTATTGGGCTATGAGGACggtattttctttttgatactTCATAGTTTTCTTTGTATCTTTAATTGCTTTCTTCGGCAGAGACAACTTGCTGATCACGAGCATGAGGTACTGGAAATGAACTCAAACAGTGAAAAGCTTCGGCTGACATATAACGAACTTCTTGAATTCAAGATAGTTCTTCAAAAGGTTGGTGTATTCGCCTTTATATCTAGTAATTGAAAACTTTTCGTTATTCTGGTTTTCTCCCTCTTAACTACTTGAGAATTTCTTTATCAGTTGACAAGGTTATATTGTGCAGTAGTGGTTGctcagttttaaaaaatttgttttgtaaGATGTGCGCTCATCTTCCTCTGTTTATGCTTTTACTTTCTCATGTATTGCTACTTTACTTCTTTTTAGGCAAGTGGTTTCCTTGTCTCAAGTAATGCTCATGCAATTGGAGATGAAACAGAACTGCATGAAAGCACCTACTCAAATAACGGTTTTATTGAGAGTTCCTCTTTACTAGAGCAGGTGATTGCATGCCAAAGTTTCCATTTAACTGCTGTTATCCGGAAACTAAGTTATCTTTTCTAAAATTTCAGTTATTTTTCTTCTCAGGAAATGAGGCATGAACCCTTGAATCAATCAGGACTGAGATTTATTAGTGGAATCATTAACAAAGACAAACTTCTTAAGTTTGAAAGAATGTTGTTTCGTGCAACAAGAGGCAATATGCTTTTCAACCAAACACCCTCTGATGAGGAGATCATGGATCCTTCAACATCAGAAATGGTGATACTGATCTCTTATTTTTTCACACAGCATATTGTCTTTTATTTCAATTAATCACTGAGATGCTTATAACTAACTGTTTTGCGCTCATAGGTGGAGAAAATTGTATTTGTGGTTTTCTTTTCTGGGGAGCAAGCAAggacaaaaatattgaaaatatgtGAAGCATTTGGTGCAAACTGCTATCCTGTCCCCGAGGATACAACAAAGCAGAGGCAGCTTACGAGAGAAGTGAGTTGGATATTCCAAAACTTGTTCTTTTATGTGTATTCAGGGAGAGCTATTTCAAGATATTTGTATGTGATCAGTAGCGCTAGTGACTGTTAGTTACTGCATCACACTATAATTTCGATATTTATGGTGTATAGGTTTTATCCCGACTCTCTGATCTGGAGGCCACGCTAGATGCTGGAACTCGCCATCGGAATAATGCTCTTAATGCTGTTGGTTACAGCTTGACAAAATGGATGACCACGGTAAAAAAACATCTtcagttagtttttttttttacaattattttttagttaagaGTATGGGAGATCGTATGATAGAGTATGGAACAGTCATGATTTTAGCGTCCCTTTTGGTCCTAGGTTCGGAGAGAAAAAGCGGTTTATGATACTCTGAACATGCTAAATTTTGATGTAACCAAAAAATGCCTTGTTGGCGAAGGTTGGTGCCCCACATTTGCGAAGACCCAGGTATGCTACAATGTTTTGTTCCCTTTTACAACATAAACCAATATTATATACTTGCAAGTTTTCAATTTATTATCAATAACGTGTGTGCAGATTCATGAGGTCCTTCAGCGAGCCACTTTTGACAGCAATTCACAAGTGGGCGTTATATTTCATGTAATGCAAGCGGTAGAATCACCTCCCACCTATTTCAGAACGAACAAACTTACTAATGCGTTCCAGGAGATTATTGATGCTTACGGGTTAGTTCCACTATTGAGCATTACCGCTTTCTAACAATAGCTGAACTTGGTTTGTTCTGTATCTACTATCTAATGAAGATTGAACCTTTGACTTCATGCTTACTTTTCAGTGTTGCAAGATATCAAGAGGCAAACCCGGCAGTTTATTCAGTTGTCACATATCCCTTTTTGTTCGCTGTTATGTTTGGTGATTGGGGTCATGGTCTATGCTTGCTGCTAGGAGCGTTGTATCTTCTTGCTCGTGAAAGGAAGCTGAGTACGCAGGTCTGGTTGTCACCTAAGATACTGGCTTCGAGCATGAGATGATTACTTATCAAAAACAATATAACATACATAACACacagttttgtttgttttggttagTGGCTGATAGAGATAGGTTACCTCTGTTTTGATGAACTGCAGTAATAGTTATGTTACGTTTTCCTGCTCTCAAATTCTGATACAATTTTATATGCTCTGATAGGCTTTTTGTTTTACACATGAGAAATGGtgattttcatttatttagaACTGGTATAGAAGCTCTGGATAATTAGACTTAGTTTACTCTACGATTATTGGCCTTCTGTGAAATTTCTACCTTGTGGTTTGATTTTTCTTCGTTCATATTTACAGAAACTCGGAAGCTTTATGGAGATGCTCTTTGGAGGCCGCTATGTAATCTTACTAATGGCACTTTTCTCAATATATTGTGGGCTTATCTACAATGAGTTTTTCTCTGTTCCTTTCCACATATTTGGTGGTTCAGCTTACAAATGCAGAGATGCTACTTGTAGGTATGTCTTATGTTTAAATCTTGTTCTCTTTAGTGAGGAGCCATgtcttttattattattctgCTTGTAGCTGATAAGGATATTATTTTTGTCTAGTGATGCTTACACAGTTGGTTTAGTCAAGTACCGTGATCCATACCCTTTTGGCGTAGATCCTAGTTGGCGTGGAAGCCGTACAGAACTGCCTTACCTGAACTCGCTTAAGATGAAGATGTCTATTCTGCTGGGAATTGCTCAGATGAATCTGGGACTAATATTAAGTTTCTTCAATGCTCGCTTCTTCGGCTCATCGTTGGACATAAGGTTTGCTCCTCTCTTTATTTTTACTTTCCCAAGCTTCCTGATTCCTTGGGTGACTTATGTCTTTTGTGATGTGTCATCAGGTATCAGTTTATCCCTCAGATGATATTTCTGAACAGCCTATTCGGTTACCTTTCACTACTCATCATTATCAAGTGGTGCACTGGATCTCAAGCGGACTTGTATCATGTCAtgatatacatgtttttaagTCCAACTGAAGAACTTGGTGAGAACGAGTTGTTCTGGGGCCAGCGTCCACTTCAGGCACGGTTTcctctttttttataaatccaaaagcCACATAAGTTTTTGCACCATCCTTACTCATCTTGATTGGAACTATTCTGCAGATTCTGTTATTGCTTATGGCTTTCATTGCCGTTCCATGGATGCTTTTTCCAAAACCTTTTGCACTCAGAAAAATTCACATGGAGGTATATCACTGCATctgtttgattttctttttgtggTGTCTGGCTTATCAAAGGATGGTTTTGTTTTCTATAGAGGTTTCAAGGTCGCACGTACGGCGTTCTTGGTACATCGGAGGTGGATCTGGATGTAGAACCAGACTCAGCTAGAGGACATCAGGAAGAAGAGTTTAACTTCAGCGAGATATTTGTTCATCAGTTGATTCACTCCATAGAGTTTGTTCTAGGTTCAGTATCTAACACAGCATCTTATCTTCGTCTCTGGGCTCTGAGGTAAATCTTAGTGAACGTTTCTGCGTTTTACATATAACCAATTTCGTTTCTAATATAGTATATGATGACTCATTACAGTTTGGCTCATTCGGAATTGTCGACGGTTTTCTATGAGAAAGTTCTTCTTCTTGCCTGGGGGTGAGTAGTATAGGCTTAGTTacatgtttttaattttctcaCCTTTTATATCTCTTGACATTCGTTTACGTTATGGATTAACAGGTATGAGAACATTTTGATCCGGTTAATCGGAGTAGTGGTGTTTGCGTTTGCAACAGCTTTTATACTTCTGATGATGGAAACACTAAGTGCGTTTCTTCATGCGCTGCGTCTTCACTGGGTTGAATTCATGGGGAAGTTCTTTCATGGAGATGGTTACAAGTTCAAGCCTTTCTCTTTTGCTTTGATCTCAGATGACGATGAATAAATTCAACCTTAAACTCTTCAGCCAGCCATTTGCACATCCCACTTTCCCctcacccaaaaaaaaagattatacgGTAACCATCCAGTTGCTTCGTCTTTTACATAAGAAACGATATATATACAGTTAACAGAATCTTTGGAAATTGGTATTTGTAGTTAATGTCAAAAGTGGAGAATGTCTTTTTTCCCCTAAAAACAGAGAGCGAATTAGAGcacttttgagttttttttttaatatatatacatatccctGTAATGGATTTTTGGAGGCGAGAGATAAATGAGAAGTTTATGTTTGGTAAATGAAAAACATGCAAGAACTTTTATCATACGTAATGGTAATGCTAATGGTAATGGTAATGGTACTGGCAATGACAGAGTAGTATGTATTTCTCTCAGCTAACGTAATAGTGTTTTGGTACGTACGCTTGAATATGGGATTCAGATGATAACGGACGAGTTTATGTAAGAATGTTGGGACATCAAAATCATGGTAGTAAATTATGGTTTTGCTGAATATTAGCTTGTGAAGTAATTAATCGCCAAGCATTATAAAAGTGATAtatttttcagaaataatttggACCGAACAACAACACTTGGACTTTTGGAGTTTTAACCGCAAATGGTGTCGAACCAAAAGGAAGAATTCTAACCGAACTACAACAGATCGGTAAGATGGAGGtgaatattaaaaagaaagtaAATTTAATCTCTACATGTCATTCTATAAttgcttttaaatttttcaaataaattaaaactgaATTACATAACAAATTGTTATTaagatattaatttttaaaaaatctcagAAACCGTAGAGAGTATCTCAACTAGGGCTGGGCACGAATACTCGTTACTTGCCTTATACCCGCTATTTGATCCATACTCGTTTCGTTTTTTCAAGTACTCGTCGTTGTCAAGTCAAGTATCAAGTCGTTGAGTTTTGCTACTTGCAAAAACAAGGCAAGTAACAAGTATCACAAAAAAAGTTATGACTCGCCTTAATATTATTCGTTACTtattttacgacaaaaaaatgataactaaaccataaaaaccaaagccctaaacaaatatttctttgttataagaagtaaacaatatttttttatcgaaCTCAATCCTTTTTTATATCAGgtgcaaatattttatttaaaataactcTCGTATTTTTACTAAGTCGAGTAAATACAACGAATTTTCATAACTTTCTCTCGTAAAATATTATCTATCAAGTAATTTTTAGAAACTTggaaatatatcaaaataattaataaatacttataAGTAGTAAGTAATCGAATAAAGCAAGTAATTTGTAAGTAACATATGTTTAGATAAGTACTCGAAATAACAAATACTCGTTTCCGGCAAGTCAAATACAAGTCGAAAAATTCATTACTCGTTCAAAACAAGCCAAGTATCAAGTATACGTAAAAAAACAAGTACCCACATTGCGCCCACCCCTAATCTCAACTGATGGAATTGCTTTTAACTTATGAATTTTGGagtgttttattttcttacattTACAAATGTCGGTGTAACATTTCTCTAAACATAAGATAGAAAATTCAATAGGATTAGTACAATAGTTGATGTGAAACAAAATAATGTTTAATATACACAAGTAATTAGTTACTTTAAAACTCAATTCTTTTTAAGACATTATTAGTAAACCTCTTCATTTTATGTATCCATTACTGTGAAAAAAATTCAGAACTTGTTCCCATCAAATCCACACTCTCGATATTCAATCAAAAttgattatgtattttatttttgaaaatttagttTTGTTGTTTTGATCAATTTCTAGTTCCAGTTTATCGATTAAGTAGGAATTCAAAAGAAGGTGAAATGCCTAATTGAATGGTACTGAATTACAGTGTCAATATTAAAAGACTTAATTTGTTCGATAAATTTCCAATGTGTTGAATTGGGAGAAAAAATAAGTGAGTAAAGAGATTAATCTGAACAATTATAGAAAATGAACAGTTGAGAATGACAAGTAATTTATCATATGCTATTTTACTGTATTGTTTTAAGGTTTTATAAATTGAATAGAAATCAAACTTGCATTGGTGAAAAGATTCCAATCCACAATATATGGTACAATATTAGGCATTGGTAGATATACCAATAAGATATTTGTGAAGAAGAGATTAATGTGAAAAATTATGGAAAATCAACAAATGAGGATGGCATGTAACTTTAcatcatatgttattttattttattgttgttaaggtttgataaatattatagaaatcAAATTTGCAATTGGTGAATAAATATGGTCATCTATGGATACACTATTTGGTAGTGGTAGAAAGAACAAAAACatgtaaaaaatattcaatGCGAACAATGgtgaaatatgaaaattttggcGATGACACGTAATTTGACATTTTATACTATATTTTGTCAAAATCGAAGCTTGTAAAAAGAATAGAAACATAAATTGTAATTAGTAAATGAATGTTTGACATTGAATACAATACATTGTTTGAtagtttttgttataacaatacatctccaatgaaaaaaatgattattttttttttgtaacaattcTTGTACCTATATTATGATATTTCATTTAATCCTCATAGTCGTATATGTTACAATATTCTTTCATTCTTAACTCTACTCCGCTCCCAATAGCAATACAACTTTTTTCTCAGtagtgtaaatatatttttcttttaatgacCACTCAAAGCACCCTTTCAATTTCTTCCAATGTATAAAAGTTCTTAATACAAAATTGTCGTTGCATCTTGTCGAAACACATCACAAGGTGGATCTTGACTCGCTCCTAAGATGACATTAAATGATCTTTTCATCATCAATTTGTGAAGAAGGTTGAAGTGGCTAATATCCATGTTACGCGATATGAGACAAAAATAAACATAGATTTCATGTGTCTGGACTAAGACAAACACAAGAATTTTGTTAATTTTCGTGTACTGATTTATTGCGGAGAAGTGAATTATTGTAAATTGAAATGAATAATTCACAAATATATGAAttcaaaaatatagtttatttaaaaataattataagaaaatattttaagcataaaatttaaatttataatattaaaacttagATGAGTATAACTTTATTCAAGaaaatcaaatatcaaaataactaatagttatattatgtaattatatGGTGAATCGAGTAACATTTAATATTCttactattatatatttttacgtttttaataataaacatgAGTTTCTATACAAaagtatttaaataaatttaaaaataattatataaaaattaaaattaataaattatataaaaatttaaattactaaatgatatacaaaaattataactatttatcaaatattttgtaaaccaaaaataaattttacttttaaagtGCATATGagaatctaattaaaaattaacttTCAATACATTAATTTTACGTATTTTATCCTTCTTTGTACCACAAATGAATTTTGAACTTCTAGTACTGATATGTTtctgaaatatttaatatttgttttactgAAAAGAATtaccaaacaaaataaatagttaTTATTGCAAATGCTTATACTGGTTTAACTAAATTTAAGTCAAACTGAAATAACCAACCTAAAAATTGAACTAGTTCCAGCCAAACCAATTAACTtcaactttttcttttaatatatatatccaaACAAACcaaagtaaaccaaaaacataattatatgtatatgtaattaaaaatatcatatacccaaaaatgagaagaaaaaaacacttAACCGGACTGAGATATGTTTTATAATTcagattaaaatttaataaaccaACTACTAAATCggattggaaaaaaaaaacctagaaaaaaactacttttaacatgaaaaaaaaatttaaatagccgtcaaaataaataaaaaaaaacatgaaaatgatAAATAAGGTAGTACATCTTTATTATCTGCTTCTTCTCGCCTCGcaattcaatatttttctttggTACCTTTTGAAAAAAACACCAGCCATTGGCGAAAAAGGTTTTAGCCACTGAAAACCAACATTCTTCCTCCCACAAAATCTTCATTCTTCGACTCTCCGCAAATCTCTTCTCATTTCCCACCGTTACTAATCCCCTCTCCTCTCTCTTCCCTCCCTCTCTTCGTGTCTCTCAAACCCTAACGTGGCAATTAGGGTTTTGTTTCTCGATCTGTTAACCGTTTTCGCCGTAGAAACGTGGAGATTTCTACTCCTTTTGAGTGCTCGAGGTTTCGCATTGCGAAGATTATTCCAAAGTTTCTCCCTTTTTTGGAtaaaattctcatttaataattACAGTAGTTTATTGGAAGATAATGGAGTATGTTTTGATTTAGTTTTGTAATTAATGGATTTAGGTAAAAGGATGAATAATAATGACAAAGGAGAAAAGACTTGTCCTCTATGTGCTGAGGAGATGGACTTGACTGACCAGCATCTCAACCCTTGCCAATGTGGTTACCAGGTTCCATCCTACTCTTACTCTTGTTTGTCTTTTGGGTTCCTGTTACTTGTCTGAAACCAAATTTTCCAGTTTGTATGCTCTCTTTAGTGTGTAAAGTTGAGTTTTTTCTCAGCCTGTTGTTTGAAGTTTGAGGACTAAAGAGTCCTTTCTGTTAGTTCTGTATGGTATATTCATTCATACATGCATGAAGACCGTTTCTCAGAATCTAGGTTCAAGACTTGCATGACCCAGACTTGAATGTTTGATTCATTTACTGTAATTATATGTGGTTGGTGCAGATATGTGTTTGGTGTTGGCATCAGATTATAGAGATGGCTGAGAAAGATAAGACAGAGGGACGCTGTCCTGCATGTCGAACTCCGTATGATAAGGAAAAGATTGTTGGAATGACTGCTAGCTGTGAAAGGtgaaatacattaaaaaaaaaagaagaagaagccttcTTGTTCCTTTTTAAACGTGTAAAGActgattcctttttttttggttctgatGATGATTTCACCAGTTTGGTTGCTGAACTTAACAATGACCGGAAAAAATCACACAAGGCCGCCAAGCCTAAAGCTGCTTCTGAGGGAAGGA
This window encodes:
- the LOC103864896 gene encoding V-type proton ATPase subunit a1 isoform X2, which produces MHNLNADKSPFQRTFATQVKRCGEMSRKLRFFKDQIDKAGLRCLPRHEIEPDIELGDLERQLADHEHEVLEMNSNSEKLRLTYNELLEFKIVLQKASGFLVSSNAHAIGDETELHESTYSNNGFIESSSLLEQEMRHEPLNQSGLRFISGIINKDKLLKFERMLFRATRGNMLFNQTPSDEEIMDPSTSEMVEKIVFVVFFSGEQARTKILKICEAFGANCYPVPEDTTKQRQLTREVLSRLSDLEATLDAGTRHRNNALNAVGYSLTKWMTTVRREKAVYDTLNMLNFDVTKKCLVGEGWCPTFAKTQIHEVLQRATFDSNSQVGVIFHVMQAVESPPTYFRTNKLTNAFQEIIDAYGVARYQEANPAVYSVVTYPFLFAVMFGDWGHGLCLLLGALYLLARERKLSTQKLGSFMEMLFGGRYVILLMALFSIYCGLIYNEFFSVPFHIFGGSAYKCRDATCSDAYTVGLVKYRDPYPFGVDPSWRGSRTELPYLNSLKMKMSILLGIAQMNLGLILSFFNARFFGSSLDIRYQFIPQMIFLNSLFGYLSLLIIIKWCTGSQADLYHVMIYMFLSPTEELGENELFWGQRPLQILLLLMAFIAVPWMLFPKPFALRKIHMERFQGRTYGVLGTSEVDLDVEPDSARGHQEEEFNFSEIFVHQLIHSIEFVLGSVSNTASYLRLWALSLAHSELSTVFYEKVLLLAWGYENILIRLIGVVVFAFATAFILLMMETLSAFLHALRLHWVEFMGKFFHGDGYKFKPFSFALISDDDE
- the LOC103864896 gene encoding V-type proton ATPase subunit a1 isoform X1; protein product: MDDFLDKLPEMDLMRSEKMTLVQLIIPVESAHRCVTYLGELGLLQFRDLNADKSPFQRTFATQVKRCGEMSRKLRFFKDQIDKAGLRCLPRHEIEPDIELGDLERQLADHEHEVLEMNSNSEKLRLTYNELLEFKIVLQKASGFLVSSNAHAIGDETELHESTYSNNGFIESSSLLEQEMRHEPLNQSGLRFISGIINKDKLLKFERMLFRATRGNMLFNQTPSDEEIMDPSTSEMVEKIVFVVFFSGEQARTKILKICEAFGANCYPVPEDTTKQRQLTREVLSRLSDLEATLDAGTRHRNNALNAVGYSLTKWMTTVRREKAVYDTLNMLNFDVTKKCLVGEGWCPTFAKTQIHEVLQRATFDSNSQVGVIFHVMQAVESPPTYFRTNKLTNAFQEIIDAYGVARYQEANPAVYSVVTYPFLFAVMFGDWGHGLCLLLGALYLLARERKLSTQKLGSFMEMLFGGRYVILLMALFSIYCGLIYNEFFSVPFHIFGGSAYKCRDATCSDAYTVGLVKYRDPYPFGVDPSWRGSRTELPYLNSLKMKMSILLGIAQMNLGLILSFFNARFFGSSLDIRYQFIPQMIFLNSLFGYLSLLIIIKWCTGSQADLYHVMIYMFLSPTEELGENELFWGQRPLQILLLLMAFIAVPWMLFPKPFALRKIHMERFQGRTYGVLGTSEVDLDVEPDSARGHQEEEFNFSEIFVHQLIHSIEFVLGSVSNTASYLRLWALSLAHSELSTVFYEKVLLLAWGYENILIRLIGVVVFAFATAFILLMMETLSAFLHALRLHWVEFMGKFFHGDGYKFKPFSFALISDDDE